In Crassostrea angulata isolate pt1a10 chromosome 6, ASM2561291v2, whole genome shotgun sequence, a genomic segment contains:
- the LOC128190594 gene encoding G-protein coupled receptor Mth-like, with protein MTGNGKRFPFMTNATSFGESDLSVLKSVLNCSDSLSFYRNGSFVESNSSITLLGTNQELKPYEFIQESSGIVVCEKEPWYDIYDVRLLSTIVTFTISVTSLVIAFVIHICTKTYRSTHDKCMLSFSVALFLAQAASLIPHMTTNFCRVNAILLHYLWLSVFNWTSVMAFDLAYTFSVCRISIRRSTDSETLFRKYSFFGWFVPFMIVMVCVLSDLFEPSVNFGYGSTVHCWISNKTAVYISTTTPVVICLVFNFVCIGLSVYGIEYVKKGSFIVQKNKKDTTRCTMYLQISVMLGATWVLAYIAMAFPAIWVQVTHNIVNGCQGVYVLVLTLKHPTVAKGVSSKFQRYKLSYSKTKSLTVTTSTENKLTSKLNRHSI; from the coding sequence ATGACAGGGAATGGAAAGAGATTTCCCTTTATGACGAATGCAACAAGTTTTGGAGAATCTGATCTGTCTGTGCTGAAATCCGTTCTAAACTGCTCAGATTCCCTTTCTTTTTACAGAAATGGGTCGTTCGTGGAATCAAACAGCTCTATTACATTACTTGGAACAAATCAAGAGCTTAAACCGTACGAGTTCATCCAAGAATCATCCGGGATTGTTGTCTGTGAGAAAGAGCCTTGGTACGACATTTATGACGTTCGATTACTCTCAACGATTGTGACGTTTACTATCTCCGTCACGAGCCTCGTCATCGCTTTCGTCATCCATATCTGCACCAAGACCTACCGTTCTACACACGACAAATGTATGCTGTCTTTCTCAGTGGCACTGTTCCTAGCTCAGGCAGCTTCATTAATTCCTCACATGACCACAAACTTCTGTAGAGTAAACGCGATTCTTTTGCATTATCTGTGGCTGTCCGTTTTCAACTGGACAAGCGTAATGGCGTTTGATCTCGCGTACACATTCAGCGTTTGTAGAATTTCTATTCGCCGGTCTACGGACAGCGAGACTTTGTTTAGGAAGTACTCATTCTTTGGTTGGTTCGTACCATTCATGATCGTCATGGTCTGTGTACTTTCAGATCTCTTCGAACCGTCTGTGAATTTTGGATACGGTTCAACTGTACACTGTTGGATCAGCAACAAAACAGCGGTGTACATCAGCACGACGACCCCTGTCGTCATTTGTCTCGTTTTCAATTTTGTGTGCATTGGTTTGTCTGTTTATGGGATAGAATATGTCAAGAAAGGATCATTTATAGTACAGAAAAACAAGAAAGACACTACCAGGTGTACAATGTATCTTCAGATATCCGTCATGCTTGGAGCCACCTGGGTTCTCGCCTATATCGCCATGGCATTTCCGGCGATTTGGGTCCAAGTAACGCACAACATAGTAAACGGTTGCCAAGGAGTTTATGTGCTAGTGTTGACTCTAAAACATCCAACAGTTGCAAAAGGTGTGTCCAGTAAATTTCAGAGATACAAGTTATCGTAcagtaaaacaaaatctttgACTGTAACTACATCAACTGAGAACAAACTGACATCAAAACTCAACAgacattcaatttaa
- the LOC128189171 gene encoding uncharacterized protein LOC128189171 → MGEMCGKDIGNCPIFNEDGFIDWKPCDKTKPPCPNSSFVSDEVYIYPECFGNNTASAKTKPDPNNDSGNDVGLVIAVSFGIMLILSAMALLIFFLRRRSNNQTAEQEFNASLTAGLLSPNEDKIPQRLNSDSTEKIVKDHSVHNGIALLMNDDSDAKSIIVVGKFGNSVSSTSRRISKGFQNKKGWASLECRYTDIPNTVEENTIMFVYGWFGMWNDDLCSLVKAKTAYQSLVRILDEIRNVKIIVGMRSDLYRKYYQELQEAGEQNTSLFDHEIHLDSADVKKDEEYLKFLHEKIQRPCKQDNCACQNLTYEMLRKGKDKVVGMPLKITVIEKYHDLVPDYLDNCDILKALREHFISVQNDKNRTHVYEWITYICLKGKFTRSESFDASLVQEIGFKITDSSFDESYTELSKYLRMRNSNIRQKMPPNSPRAQYVFWHPFIYICFFHYLFDKDQTLVMRHCNIEAIFELVRTKEAKVSYFEVIADDPMVTLFKARIRSLGKDKEYMHHPLLK, encoded by the exons ATGGGAGAGATGTGTGGAAAAGACATTG GCAATTGTCCTATTTTTAATGAGGATGGTTTCATCGACTGGAAACCATGCGACAAAACGAAACCACCCTGTCCAAACAGTTCATTTGTATCTGACGAAGTTTATATTT ATCCAGAATGCTTTGGTAACAATACAGCGAGTGCGAAAAC aaAGCCAGATCCCAATAACGATTCTGGAAACGATGTTGGCCTAGTAATCGCCGTTTCTTTTGGCATTATGCTGATTCTTTCCGCCATGGCTCttcttatattttttcttaggAGACGTTCAA ATAACCAAACTGCTGAACAGGAATTTAATGCTAGTCTAACTGCAG GCTTATTAAGTCCAAATGAAGACAAGATACCGCAAAGGTTAAATTCAG aTTCAACGGAGAAAATTGTAAAAGACCACAGTGTCCACAATGGAATCGCTTTGCTCATGAATGATGATTCAGATGCAAAATCAATAATTGTTGTCGGAAAATTCGGTAATTCTGTTTCTAGTACATCCCGTCGTATCTCTAAGGGATTCCAAAACAAAAAAGGTTGGGCGTCACTAGAATGTCGATACACAGATATACCAAACACTGTAGAAgaaaatacaattatgtttGTATATGGCTGGTTTGGGATGTGGAATGATGACCTTTGCTCACTAGTCAAGGCAAAAACTGCCTATCAGTCTTTGGTACGAATACTGGATGAAATAAGAAATGTAAAAATCATTGTTGGAATGAGATCGGATCTTTATCGTAAATATTATCAAGAATTACAAGAGGCTGGTGAACAAAACACGAGTTTGTTTGATCATGAAATTCATCTAGATAGTGCTGATGTTAAAAAAGACGAGGAGtacttaaaatttttacatgaaaagaTTCAGAGACCGTGTAAGCAGGACAATTGCGCATGTCAAAACCTGACATACGAGATGCTTCGTAAGGGGAAGGACAAAGTCGTTGGCATGCCTTTAAAGATTACTGTAATAGAAAAATACCATGATCTTGTACCTGATTATCTGGATAACTGTGATATTTTGAAGGCGTTGAGAGAACATTTCATATCTGtccaaaatgacaaaaacagaACACACGTGTATGAGTGGATCACATACATTTGTTTGAAAGGAAAATTTACTAGATCCGAATCGTTTGATGCATCTCTAGTTCAAGaaattggttttaaaataacAGATTCGTCTTTTGACGAAAGTTATACAGAACTTTCTAAATACCTTAGGATGAGAAACTCTAATATAAGGCAGAAAATGCCACCTAATAGTCCAAGAGCACAATACGTGTTTTGGCATCCTTTTATCTATATTTGCTTTTTTCATTACCTGTTTGATAAGGACCAAACCCTTGTTATGAGACACTGTAACATAGAAGCCATTTTTGAGCTTGTACGAACAAAAGAGGCAAAAGTATCATATTTTGAGGTAATAGCAGATGATCCCATGGTCACTCTGTTCAAAGCAAGAATACGCAGTTTGGGTAAAGACAAGGAGTATATGCATCAtccattattgaaataa
- the LOC128190775 gene encoding cysteine-rich secretory protein LCCL domain-containing 2-like, which translates to MRLVLVCLLVVLLLDSSLGKPKSQKGKKKAPRLDFNALFRYLLKHFPATPNLKQLFGKQPKPNAPPPSGTTPAPATTTTPESKKDVTTCREEFRDIPGHTMCMPDNVNATPNQWGVSETEKNDIVKQHNMLRGSIEPTATDLLTMKWDDRLAEVAEKWAKQCVNQHDKVRSIPTLGSTTVGQNVAGGQPNWTVAIQAWWDEIHLWKYGPEPDTYLGYNGWLKVGHFTQMAQNGTYLVGCGFAVCENEYYKHYYVCNYAAGQSDLGKPYTLGERCSKCPKFCKDGLCDCGDKKCNNGGTLNPETCECECKKIFFGPSCDKLVCPEEDLWICGRTWTPDLCDKFGNLPYDCPYMCGTCKASDAIKAKETSISKSGFTSTHGCKYSGKRASAEECKKYGENGQDKSMCDSRGGTVTCKQCDQFSNVRSEMCPVMCGLCDPPCNGKVCSNGGTLDSETCECACAPPYQPPTCDEADCSKPDNKACPAWPKDYCSKYANVPEKCPKKCGICP; encoded by the exons ATGAGGCTGGTTCTCGTGTGTCTCCTCGTTGTTTTATTACTGGATTCTTCCCTTGGGAAACCAAAATCACAAAAAGGAAAGAAGAAAG CTCCAAGACTAG ATTTCAATGCGTTATTTCGATATCTTCTGAAACATTTTCCCGCTACTCCCAATCTGAAGCAACTGTTCGGGAAACAACCGAAACCAAATGCCCCGCCCCCCTCAGGGACAACTCCAGCTCCTGCAACGACTACAACACCTGAGAGCAAAAAAGAC GTAACCACGTGCCGGGAGGAATTCCGAGACATACCTGGCCACACAATGTGTATGCCTGACAATGTCAACGCGACACCCAATCAGTGGGGAGTGTCCGAGACAGAGAAAAACGACATCGTCAAGCAACACAACATGCTGAGGGGGTCAATCGAACCCACAGCCACCGACCTGCTCACCATG AAATGGGATGATCGTTTAGCTGAAGTTGCTGAAAAGTGGGCTAAACAATGCGTCAATCAGCATGACAAAGTCCGAAGTATTCCGA CGCTAGGTTCTACGACTGTCGGGCAGAATGTGGCCGGGGGACAGCCAAATTGGACGGTAGCCATCCAGGCCTGGTGGGACGAGATACACCTGTGGAAATACGGACCGGAACCGGACACCTATCTAGGATACAACGGGTGGCTTAAGGTTGGCCACTTCACACAG ATGGCACAGAATGGAACCTATTTGGTAGGGTGCGGGTTTGCTGTTTGTGAAAACGAATATTACAAGCATTATTACGTCTGTAATTATGCCGCTGG GCAGTCGGACTTGGGTAAGCCGTATACACTGGGAGAACGCTGTAGTAAGTGCCCCAAGTTCTGTAAAGACGGTCTTTGCG ACTGTGGAGACAAAAAGTGCAATAATGGTGGAACTCTAAATCCTGAAACTTGTGAATGTGAATGTAAGAAAATCTTCTTTGGACCTTCATGCGATAAAC TCGTTTGTCCGGAAGAAGACTTGTGGATTTGTGGGAGAACATGGACCCCCGATCTGTGTGATAAGTTCGGCAACCTTCCTTATGACTGTCCCTATATGTGTGGGACGTGCAAAGCATCTGACG CAATCAAGGCGAAGGAAACGAGCATTTCTAAGTCTGGATTTACATCTACACACGGCTGTAAATATTCTGGAAAAAGAGCTAGCGCAG AGGAGTGTAAGAAGTACGGGGAGAATGGACAGGACAAATCTATGTGCGACAGTAGGGGCGGAACCGTCACCTGTAAGCAGTGTGACCAGTTCTCCAACGTCAGGTCGGAAATGTGTCCCGTAATGTGCGGGCTGTGTGACC CTCCATGTAACGGGAAAGTATGCAGCAACGGAGGAACCCTAGACTCAGAGACGTGTGAGTGCGCATGCGCTCCACCATACCAGCCACCAACTTGTGATGAAG CCGATTGTAGCAAGCCCGACAACAAAGCCTGTCCGGCCTGGCCGAAAGACTATTGTTCCAAGTATGCTAATGTCCCAGAGAAGTGTCCCAAGAAGTGTGGAATCTGTCCCTAG
- the LOC128190595 gene encoding protein SCO1 homolog, mitochondrial-like: MFPMSRHLILRSMCRLKRVVNTPTVLRQQTFIHNKAFRTEFQARHRIIQNFLRDQKRFKSDKTDHGDKTPISWRISIVCAILGGLYALHLYNTMKNQDLKEAREKRKKLGTAAIGGTYELIDFDGKTRTDKDFLGQWILLYFGFTHCPDICPDEIEKLVKVVDKIDADKELPNLQPVFITVDPLRDTPKAMKQYCEEFSPKIIGLTGSKEKIDEACKNFRVYYSKGPEDEDGDYIVDHTIIAYLLNPKGEFVEYFGKNKTYDTLVFEIKEYMKKYAVFED; this comes from the exons ATGTTTCCAATGTCGCGTCACTTGATTTTACGAAGTATGTGTAGATTAAAACGCGTGGTTAATACACCAACAGTGCTTCGACAGCAG ACTTTTATACATAACAAGGCATTTAGGACAGAATTTCAAGCTAGGCATAGGATAATCCAGAACTTTCTAAGAGACCAGAAGAGATTCAAATCCGATAAAACCGATCATGGAGACAAGACA CCAATCTCCTGGAGGATATCTATTGTCTGTGCTATTCTTGGAGGACTCTATGCCCTTCATCTTTACAACACCATGAAAAACCAGGATCTTA aAGAAGCTAGAGAAAAGAGAAAGAAGTTGGGTACGGCAGCTATTGGAGGTACTTATGAGCTGATAGATTTTGATGGGAAGACTCGCACGGACAAGGACTTTCTGGGACAGTGGATATTGCTCTACTTCGGATTTACTCACTGCCCTGACATCTGTCCTGATGAAATAGAGAAACTTGTAAAAGTGGTGGACAAAATTG ATGCAGATAAAGAGTTACCAAACCTACAGCCTGTATTTATAACAGTTGATCCATTAAGGGACACACCTAAAGCGATGAAACAATATTGTGAAG AGTTTTCTCCCAAGATAATAGGCCTTACAGGGTCTAAAGAGAAGATTGACGAGGCTTGTAAGAATTTCCGAGTGTACTACAGTAAAGGTCCAGAGGATGAGGACGGTGACTACATT GTGGATCATACCATTATTGCCTACCTGTTAAATCCGAAGGGAGAGTTTGTTGAGTACTTTGGTAAAAACAAAACCTATGATACGCTagtgtttgaaatcaaagagTACATGAAGAAATATGCAGTGTTTGAAGATTAA